Proteins found in one Clostridium kluyveri DSM 555 genomic segment:
- a CDS encoding SH3 domain-containing protein: protein MDFSNIVDVIQDASKSVLNALDRVANSNFDVYLTNTKDSETFHFPVNPLSLTVNREKKYSTADIVDIGEIDISDKGTKIKEISMETLIPDVYEPYCRYTDIANSKETIEKLEKWQEQEEALRLIITVIGFNSLVKLSTMNEEIRPEGLNNSRYFTFTFRTHRDLKISQVDSTLQDNRQTTTESSGAKYSHRAGEWIIVTADVLNVRDGPGESYGIRGTVKKDECYKIGSIQGNWADIYWSNHGGWICTDYVR from the coding sequence TTGGACTTTAGCAATATAGTTGATGTTATACAGGATGCATCTAAATCTGTACTAAATGCACTTGACAGGGTTGCCAACAGCAATTTTGATGTGTACCTAACAAATACAAAAGATAGTGAGACTTTCCATTTTCCAGTCAACCCCTTAAGTCTCACAGTCAACAGGGAGAAGAAATATAGCACTGCCGATATAGTGGACATAGGGGAAATAGACATAAGCGACAAAGGCACTAAAATAAAGGAAATAAGCATGGAAACCTTAATTCCAGATGTCTATGAACCTTACTGCAGGTATACAGATATAGCCAATTCAAAAGAAACTATTGAGAAGCTTGAAAAGTGGCAGGAACAGGAGGAGGCATTAAGATTAATTATAACTGTTATAGGCTTTAACAGCCTGGTAAAATTAAGCACCATGAATGAAGAGATAAGACCGGAAGGACTTAATAATAGCAGATACTTTACATTTACATTCAGGACACATAGGGACCTTAAAATATCCCAGGTCGATTCCACTCTTCAAGATAATAGACAAACTACTACGGAAAGTAGTGGTGCAAAGTATTCCCACAGGGCAGGAGAGTGGATAATAGTTACCGCAGATGTTTTGAATGTGAGAGATGGACCTGGAGAAAGTTATGGAATAAGGGGAACAGTTAAAAAGGATGAGTGCTATAAGATTGGAAGCATACAGGGTAATTGGGCAGATATATACTGGAGCAACCATGGAGGCTGGATTTGCACTGATTATGTTAGGTAG